In one window of Nicotiana tabacum cultivar K326 chromosome 12, ASM71507v2, whole genome shotgun sequence DNA:
- the LOC107812927 gene encoding cinnamoyl-CoA reductase 1: MALMGEKCRVCVTGAGGYVATSLVKLLLSKDYTVHGTVRNPSDDKYAHLKNLDKAAENLKLFKADLLDYNSLAAAIKGCDGVFHVASPVPSSSVPNPEVEVVEPAVKGTLNVLKACSEANIKRVVFVSSVAAVFMNPNWPKGQVKDETCWSDSEYCKATNNWYCFSKTVAEKEAWSYAKQSGLDMITVLPTLVWGPMLQRTTNASSLVLIKLLKEGYEELENKSRFIIDVRDLADALVLVYERPETEGRYICTAHQVKSQDLVDMLKRHYPNYNYPKRFTDLLEEGSYSSEKLQKLGWKCRPLEETLIDAVESYKQAGILD, encoded by the exons ATGGCGTTGATGGGGGAGAAATGCAGAGTGTGTGTAACAGGAGCAGGTGGCTACGTCGCTACGTCGCTAGTTAAGCTTCTCCTTTCTAAAGACTACACCGTTCATGGCACCGTTAGAAACCCTT CTGATGACAAGTATGCTCATTTGAAGAACCTAGACAAAGCTGCGGAGAACCTAAAACTCTTCAAGGCAGACTTGCTAGATTACAACTCACTTGCTGCAGCCATCAAAGGTTGCGATGGAGTATTTCACGTTGCTAGTCCCGTCCCTTCAAGCTCTGTACCAAATCCCGAG GTAGAAGTTGTTGAACCTGCAGTAAAAGGCACACTTAATGTTCTGAAGGCATGTTCTGAAGCAAACATCAAGAGGGTTGTGTTTGTATCTTCTGTTGCTGCTGTTTTCATGAACCCCAACTGGCCGAAGGGCCAAGTAAAAGACGAGACTTGTTGGTCAGACAGTGAATACTGCAAAGCAactaat AACTGGTACTGTTTTTCTAAAACGGTGGCTGAGAAAGAAGCTTGGTCATATGCAAAACAAAGTGGACTTGATATGATAACTGTGCTTCCAACACTTGTTTGGGGGCCAATGTTGCAGAGGACAACAAATGCCAGTAGTTTGGTTCTCATTAAGCTGCTGAAAG AAGGATATGAAGAGCTGGAAAACAAGAGCCGGTTTATAATAGATGTACGTGATTTAGCTGATGCTTTGGTGCTGGTGTATGAGAGACCTGAAACTGAAGGTAGATACATATGCACGGCTCATCAAGTGAAATCACAGGATTTGGTTGACATGCTGAAGAGACACTACCCCAACTACAACTATCCTAAACG CTTTACCGATTTGCTGGAGGAAGGAAGTTATAGCTCAGAGAAACTGCAGAAGTTGGGTTGGAAATGTAGGCCACTGGAGGAAACTCTAATTGATGCTGTTGAAAGTTACAAACAAGCGGGCATTCTTGATTGA
- the LOC107812936 gene encoding cinnamoyl-CoA reductase 1, translating into MALTGEKCRVCVTGAAGFIATSLVKLLLSKDYTVHGTVRDCEEYSHLMNLDKAAENLKLFKAELLDYDSLAAAIKGCNGVFHLASPVPSSSVPNPEVEIVEPAVKGTLNVLKASSEANIKRVVYVSSNSALDYNPNWPKDQVKDETCWSDSEYCKATNNWYSCSKTMAETEAWSYAKQSGLDLVTVLPTIVWGPMLQKTTNASSLILIKLLKEGYEELENKTRFIIDVRDLVEALVLVYEKPEAEGRHICMAHKAKSQDLVDMLKRHYPNYKYPKRFTNVMEEGGYSTEKLQKLGWKCRPLEETLIDAVESYKQAGILD; encoded by the exons ATGGCGTTGACGGGTGAGAAGTGCAGAGTGTGCGTAACAGGAGCAGCTGGATTTATTGCTACGTCGCTGGTGAAGCTTCTCCTTTCTAAGGATTACACTGTTCATGGCACTGTTAGAGATT GTGAGGAGTATTCTCATTTGATGAATCTTGACAAAGCTGCTGAGAATCTAAAACTTTTCAAGGCAGAGTTGCTAGATTACGACTCGCTTGCTGCAGCCATTAAAGGATGTAATGGTGTCTTTCATCTTGCTAGTCCTGTTCCTTCTTCCTCTGTACCAAATCCTGAG GTAGAAATTGTTGAGCCTGCAGTAAAAGGCACACTTAATGTTCTGAAGGCAAGTTCTGAAGCAAACATCAAGAGGGTTGTTTATGTATCTTCTAATTCTGCTCTTGACTACAACCCCAACTGGCCAAAGGACCAAGTGAAAGACGAGACTTGTTGGTCGGACAGTGAATACTGCAAAGCAactaat AACTGGTATAGTTGTTCCAAAACGATGGCTGAGACAGAAGCTTGGTCATATGCAAAACAAAGTGGACTTGATCTTGTAACTGTGCTCCCAACAATTGTATGGGGACCAATGTTGCAGAAGACAACAAATGCCAGTAGTTTAATTCTCATTAAGCTGCTGAAAG AAGGATATGAAGAGCTGGAAAACAAGACCCGGTTTATTATAGATGTACGTGATTTAGTTGAAGCGCTGGTGCTGGTTTATGAGAAACCTGAGGCTGAAGGTAGACACATATGCATGGCTCATAAAGCAAAATCACAGGATTTGGTTGACATGCTGAAGAGACACTACCCCAACTACAAGTATCCTAAACG CTTTACCAATGTGATGGAGGAAGGAGGTTATAGCACAGAGAAACTGCAGAAGTTGGGTTGGAAATGTAGGCCACTGGAGGAAACTCTAATTGATGCTGTTGAAAGTTATAAACAAGCGGGCATTCTTGATTGA